CAACCTCTTTTTGTTGCCAGTTATGATACGTTGCGGCTATTTGCTCAATATCTTGTTCCGAAAACTGAATGAATTTCTTTTCAAACGGTTCTCCTTTTTGGCGTAAATCCATAAACAAGACTTCACCTTCACGGTTACGATAGTTTTTCACCCCATCGTTTACTTCTACGGTGCGTTCTGTTTTATTACGGTTCAAAATCCAAAGTGTTACCGAAATATCTGTAGAGTAAAACATCGCTCTTGGTAAAATCACAATCGCTTCAACCAAGTCGTTTTCAATAATTTGTTTACGGATTTTGTATTCTTCACCACCACCCGAAAGGGCGCCATTGGCTAAGATAAAACCAGCGACACCGTTTTGCGACAATTTCGAAATCATATTCAAAATCCACGCATAGTTGGCATTGGATTTTGGAGGAACTTCGTAACCCGTCCAACGCGGATCGTCTGTTAATTCGTTTTCAGCGCGCCAATCTTTTAAATTGAAGGGCGGATTTGCCATGATGTAATCGGCTTTCAATTCTTTGTGCTGATCGTCACCAAACGTATCGGCTGCTTTGTTTCCTAAATTGGCAGAAATCCCACGAATGGCTAAGTTCATTTTTGCCAGTTTAAACGTTGTATTCGTTAATTCTTGTCCGTAGATGGAAATATCTTTTTTGTTTCCTTGATGTTTCTCAATAAACTTCAACGATTGTACAAACATACCACCCGAACCACAAGAAGGGTCATAGATTTTTCCTTTGTAGGGTTCAATCATTTCGGCAATCAAGTTTACAATCGACTTTGGGGTATAGAATTCTCCTTTTCCCTTTCCTTCGGCAATGGCAAATTTGCTCAAGAAATATTCGTACACACGTCCCACAATATCTTGAGCTTCATCACGAAGCGTATCGATGTTGTTGATGGTATCCAACAAAGCCGAAAACTTAGATTGATCTAATCCCAATCGAGAGAAATAATTATCAGGTAATGCACCTTCCAATGATTTGTTGGTACGCTCTATGGTTTTAAGTGCCGTATCTACTTTAAGCGTAATATCTTCTTGTTTGGCGTTTTCAATAATGTAATCCCATCGCGATTCTTCAGGCAAATAGAATACATTTTCTGCCTGATAAAATTCTGGTATTTCTAAGAAGGCTTCTTTACCTTCTGCAATCAATTCTTCTCTGCGTTTGATGAATTTATCACTTGCAAATTTCAAGAAGATTAAACTCAATACCACGTGTTTATATTCTGAAGGTTCTATCGAACCACGTAATTTATTTGCTGCATCCCACAGGATTTCTTCTGTACTTTTGGTTTGTACTTTCTTCGCCATATTGTTATTCTGTACTAAAGTTGTAAATATACTAATCGTTTTACTGCTAATAAAATCATAACAAAAGATAATTACTTCCTATTAAGCCTATTTGTAATGATAATAACAAACATAAATATTCACAACGTCAAAATAAGTCGTTTGGATAATAAATGTATAACAAAGAGATAGAATAGGATAGAAGCTTTTGAAATAAAAAAGTATATTTATCAAAACTTAAATTGATGTGTCAAGTTTATTCTGATGTCACGTTTTGTACCTGTTCTGATTTTGAAATCGATCAAGTTCAATCATTAAAAAATTACTGGGTTTTGTATCGTTACAATGAAGCGTTAGACCTTGTAATTGTCGGCGAAATAATGTTAGATGATGTTATTAAAAAGTATAATCCAAATAATTTGG
This portion of the Empedobacter stercoris genome encodes:
- a CDS encoding type I restriction-modification system subunit M, which gives rise to MAKKVQTKSTEEILWDAANKLRGSIEPSEYKHVVLSLIFLKFASDKFIKRREELIAEGKEAFLEIPEFYQAENVFYLPEESRWDYIIENAKQEDITLKVDTALKTIERTNKSLEGALPDNYFSRLGLDQSKFSALLDTINNIDTLRDEAQDIVGRVYEYFLSKFAIAEGKGKGEFYTPKSIVNLIAEMIEPYKGKIYDPSCGSGGMFVQSLKFIEKHQGNKKDISIYGQELTNTTFKLAKMNLAIRGISANLGNKAADTFGDDQHKELKADYIMANPPFNLKDWRAENELTDDPRWTGYEVPPKSNANYAWILNMISKLSQNGVAGFILANGALSGGGEEYKIRKQIIENDLVEAIVILPRAMFYSTDISVTLWILNRNKTERTVEVNDGVKNYRNREGEVLFMDLRQKGEPFEKKFIQFSEQDIEQIAATYHNWQQKEVETTYANEPEYCYSASLEEIRKKDYSLVPSKYIAFVNRDENIDYDSQMQSLQTELKDLFQQEEVLKQEVANVFKSLGYEL